A genomic segment from Amphiprion ocellaris isolate individual 3 ecotype Okinawa chromosome 17, ASM2253959v1, whole genome shotgun sequence encodes:
- the crhbp gene encoding corticotropin-releasing factor-binding protein has translation MRVMERTFREQLFFLVLCLSVLKGDSRYIENNEISKDELYSFFNSELKRETPEELMYRRPLRCLDMVAVEGQFTFTADRPQLSCAAFFMAEPSEVISVDYDSVDIDCRGGDFITVFDGWVMKGQKFPSSQDHPLPLYERYVDYCDSGSLRKSVRSSQNVAMVFFRIHNAGSSFTLTVRKHINPFPCNVISQSPEGSYTMVIPQQHRNCSFSIIYPVEIDISEFSLGHYNNFPKRSMPGCAETGDFVQLLGGNGIDTSKLLPITDLCVSFTGPTHMKIGCDNTVVRMVSSGKFVNRVSFSYRLLDSQELQTIKLNNVEDFCFSN, from the exons ATGCGCGTAATGGAGCGCACTTTCCGAGAGCAGCTCTTCTTCCTGgtgttgtgtctgtctgtcctcaaaGGAGACTCCAGATATATTGAG AACAACGAAATCTCAAAAGATGAATTATACTCATTTTTCAACTCGGAGCTCAAGAGAGAAACACCTGAGGAGCTGATGTACCGTCGACCTTTAC GCTGCCTGGACATGGTTGCGGTGGAGGGTCAGTTCACCTTCACAGCAGATCGTCCTCAGCTCAGCTGTGCTGCCTTCTTCATGGCGGAGCCCAGTGAAGTGATCAGTGTGGATTATGACAGCGTTGACATCGACTGCAGAGGCGGAGACTTCATCACT GTGTTTGACGGCTGGGTGATGAAAGGACAGAAGTTCCCCAGCTCCCAGGATCACCCGCTGCCTCTGTACGAGCGCTACGTGGATTACTGTGACTCTGGATCACTGAGGAAGAGCGTACGCTCCTCTCAAAACGTGGCCATGGTCTTCTTCCGCATCCACAATGCTGGCAGCAGCTTCACCCTGACAGTCAGGAAACACATCAACCCCTTCC CCTGTAATGTCATCTCCCAGTCACCAGAGGGCAGTTACACAATGGTGATCccacagcagcacagaaacTGCAGCTTCTCCATTATATATCCAGTGGAGATCGACATCTCGGAGTTCAGCTTGGGACACTACAACAACTTCCCCAAG AGGTCCATGCCTGGATGTGCAGAAACTGGGGATTTTGTGCAGCTGCTGGGAGGAAATGGTATTGATACATCGAAGCTGCTTCCCATCACAGACCTCTGCGTCTCCTTCACTGGACCCA CCCACATGAAGATCGGCTGTGACAACACAGTGGTGAGGATGGTGTCCAGCGGGAAGTTTGTCAACCGGGTGTCTTTCAGCTACAGGCTACTTGACAGTCAGGAGTTACAGACGATCAAACTCAACAACGTGGAAGATTTCTGTTTCAGCAACTGA